Proteins encoded within one genomic window of Phototrophicus methaneseepsis:
- a CDS encoding toll/interleukin-1 receptor domain-containing protein, whose protein sequence is MPPQNDEERAELDRLITQMREGKRDFENEKNDEVVQAITLLRERGWFTDGAQYRAELRRAEKRWTDLIGADLRWTDLRGANLGNADLSGTNLSDAHLIRAHLSGAHLSSADLRWADLSEADLQEADLSEADLRMADLSGADLNGAHLSGAHLSGADLSGAHLNGAHLQGATIGGTILTDMDLSGCIGLEKMNHLRPSYIDYTTFYKSGPLSEAFLKGCGVPENLITFLPSLVSKGIELFSTFISYSYDSRNPNDPGNIFAQKVHDWLQKQGVRCWLDKHQVNAGDFVLESIDEGIKVWDKLVFCCNERAMNSEWVRKELRRAIEKENETEKKLGKRLPIIIPLNMDDYLFSEACKKHPYRLELVERNAVDFVDWEVDEDKFQHGMELVLRALRLDGGKPPAPEPKIFPLDDDN, encoded by the coding sequence ATGCCGCCACAAAATGACGAAGAACGCGCCGAACTCGACCGCTTGATTACACAGATGCGGGAAGGCAAGCGGGATTTTGAGAACGAGAAGAACGATGAAGTTGTTCAGGCTATCACACTCTTACGTGAGCGAGGTTGGTTTACTGACGGGGCACAATACAGAGCTGAGCTGAGAAGAGCTGAGAAGAGATGGACTGATCTAATTGGGGCTGATCTGAGATGGACTGATCTGAGGGGAGCTAATCTAGGTAACGCTGATCTGAGTGGAACTAATCTGAGTGACGCTCATCTGATAAGGGCTCATCTGAGTGGCGCTCATCTGAGTAGCGCTGATCTGAGATGGGCTGATCTGAGTGAGGCTGATCTGCAGGAAGCTGACCTGAGTGAGGCTGATCTGAGGATGGCTGATCTGAGTGGCGCTGATCTGAATGGGGCTCATCTGAGTGGCGCTCATCTGAGTGGCGCTGATTTGAGTGGTGCTCATCTGAATGGCGCTCATCTCCAGGGCGCAACCATTGGTGGAACAATACTTACAGATATGGATTTATCGGGTTGTATCGGTTTGGAAAAGATGAATCATCTTCGCCCAAGTTATATAGATTACACAACCTTTTATAAATCAGGCCCTCTATCGGAAGCCTTTCTTAAAGGTTGCGGTGTGCCCGAAAATCTCATAACTTTTTTGCCATCCCTTGTATCGAAAGGTATCGAGTTGTTTTCTACGTTTATCAGCTACAGCTACGACAGCCGTAATCCGAATGATCCTGGAAATATATTTGCGCAAAAAGTTCATGATTGGTTACAAAAACAAGGTGTTCGCTGCTGGTTAGACAAGCACCAAGTTAACGCAGGTGACTTTGTGCTGGAAAGCATCGACGAGGGTATAAAAGTCTGGGATAAACTCGTTTTCTGTTGTAACGAGCGCGCTATGAATAGTGAGTGGGTGCGTAAGGAACTGCGTCGAGCCATTGAAAAAGAAAACGAAACAGAAAAAAAACTAGGGAAGCGGCTTCCCATCATTATCCCACTAAACATGGATGATTATCTATTCAGTGAGGCTTGTAAAAAACACCCCTATCGATTGGAGCTTGTAGAGCGCAACGCAGTTGACTTTGTTGATTGGGAAGTTGACGAAGATAAATTCCAACATGGTATGGAACTCGTCTTACGTGCTTTACGCTTAGATGGCGGCAAGCCCCCCGCACCAGAACCTAAAATTTTCCCGCTAGATGATGACAATTGA
- a CDS encoding response regulator has translation MSKRVLIVDDDQQTLNLLRVAMRSLDIEVSTANDGAEGVQYALQLQPDLVVMDLLLPEKGMRGWEAIAKLKQHPDFQHVPIIAMTAGSPEYVDLALNAGANDCLQKPFPLERLRSVITNYLLIC, from the coding sequence ATGTCGAAGCGCGTACTCATAGTTGACGACGATCAGCAGACTTTGAATTTATTACGTGTTGCCATGCGCTCGCTGGATATTGAAGTTTCCACGGCTAACGATGGCGCAGAAGGCGTTCAATATGCTCTCCAACTCCAACCTGATCTGGTCGTTATGGACCTGCTCCTGCCAGAAAAGGGTATGCGTGGCTGGGAGGCCATTGCAAAGCTGAAGCAGCACCCTGACTTCCAGCATGTGCCTATTATAGCCATGACAGCAGGTTCGCCGGAATATGTGGACTTAGCGCTCAACGCTGGGGCGAATGACTGCCTGCAAAAACCCTTCCCCCTGGAACGCTTGCGATCGGTCATTACCAATTATTTGCTGATTTGCTAA
- a CDS encoding 4Fe-4S binding protein codes for MPAKPGTRRKKRDNFNERALIVPAMLMLVLWVVAAVAWSQSGDALLTAFFVYVGIFIGVGIGSYIALAEHERDTGRRLIMVMMGGLLLVIALFSDHGNMQVEGLFWALLAGFAPYILLHYALAKVLGPLVFGRIWCGWACWFAMIFDLMPYKHSRYRLPRRWGWVRYIHFITSFIVVSVLWLVFQYNGALGETGLLWFIGGLLLYDVLGIGLGLLLKDNRAFCKYLCPISVMMKTTSRFSLLKVAGNPDAGCETCNVCVEMCPMNIDIPKYIKNGQRVLSTECTLCQTCINLCPEDALWLSFGLDVGGEEHIDYVPPRRRSV; via the coding sequence ATGCCAGCCAAACCAGGGACGCGGCGCAAAAAGCGCGATAACTTCAACGAACGGGCTTTGATTGTGCCCGCTATGCTCATGCTCGTTTTATGGGTCGTCGCTGCCGTCGCATGGTCACAGAGCGGAGATGCCCTACTAACGGCTTTCTTCGTCTATGTGGGTATTTTCATTGGTGTAGGCATTGGCAGCTATATTGCCCTGGCGGAGCATGAGCGAGATACGGGCCGCCGCCTCATCATGGTGATGATGGGTGGCCTGCTGTTGGTCATCGCCCTGTTTAGCGACCATGGCAATATGCAGGTTGAAGGGCTGTTCTGGGCTTTGTTAGCGGGCTTCGCCCCTTATATTTTGCTGCACTATGCCCTGGCGAAGGTCTTGGGGCCGCTCGTGTTCGGGCGCATCTGGTGTGGGTGGGCGTGCTGGTTCGCGATGATCTTTGACCTGATGCCTTACAAGCATTCGCGCTATCGTTTGCCCAGGCGTTGGGGTTGGGTACGCTACATTCATTTCATCACCAGCTTTATTGTGGTGAGCGTCTTGTGGTTAGTCTTTCAATACAATGGGGCATTGGGCGAGACGGGGCTGTTGTGGTTCATAGGTGGGCTGCTGCTTTATGATGTGCTCGGCATTGGCCTGGGGTTGCTTCTCAAAGATAACCGCGCCTTTTGTAAATACCTCTGCCCGATCTCCGTCATGATGAAGACGACCTCTCGCTTTTCACTGCTCAAGGTTGCTGGTAACCCGGATGCAGGCTGCGAGACGTGCAACGTCTGTGTGGAAATGTGCCCTATGAATATCGACATCCCCAAATATATCAAAAATGGGCAGCGCGTCCTTTCAACGGAATGCACGCTATGCCAGACCTGCATCAATCTATGCCCGGAAGATGCTTTGTGGCTGTCCTTCGGCCTTGATGTGGGCGGAGAGGAACATATCGACTATGTTCCCCCGCGTCGCCGTTCTGTATAA
- a CDS encoding indoleamine 2,3-dioxygenase, whose product MIQPHWQPDAETGFLISPAPLADLRASSLYGTKALPSAIADALENAAQTLPAWITAGTARTELEQLPTWEPQYDWAPEDGLTLERLFGLYGYCASAYVYGHETPSKHLPASIAVPWVIIAEAVGRPPMLSYTAQVLNNWRLIDARGGMLPDNLDVHFRLTNLDDERWFFVVHAAIEAHGGALLSALQQAAEGALQEEERMMLLAFRQMQRALVDITTLFHRMPEHCEPGIYYEQLRPYLFSFTDVVYEGVPKLSGPQSYRGGSGAQSSIIPAALAGLGILHEDNSLTSHLNTMRDYMPVPHQQFIQTMAQSRVRAMAAESLALRDEYNNTLRRLMTFRRAHLYYARTYIFARSTNPIGTGGTDFMQFLSQLIDETEQHLL is encoded by the coding sequence ATGATACAGCCCCATTGGCAACCCGATGCAGAAACCGGTTTTTTAATTTCGCCAGCGCCCCTGGCCGACTTGCGCGCATCCAGCCTATACGGTACGAAGGCACTCCCCAGTGCCATTGCGGATGCCCTGGAAAACGCTGCCCAGACATTGCCAGCATGGATAACAGCGGGAACCGCGCGCACAGAATTGGAACAGCTCCCAACATGGGAGCCGCAGTATGATTGGGCGCCGGAAGATGGCCTCACGTTGGAACGATTGTTTGGGCTGTATGGCTACTGTGCCAGTGCCTATGTCTATGGTCACGAAACCCCCTCAAAACATCTGCCCGCATCCATTGCTGTGCCATGGGTTATCATCGCGGAAGCTGTTGGGCGGCCACCTATGCTCAGTTATACGGCGCAGGTGCTCAATAACTGGCGACTGATTGACGCCAGGGGCGGCATGCTACCGGATAACCTGGACGTGCACTTCAGGTTGACGAATTTGGATGATGAGCGCTGGTTCTTCGTCGTCCATGCCGCCATCGAAGCCCATGGCGGGGCCTTACTGAGCGCCCTACAGCAAGCCGCAGAAGGGGCACTCCAGGAAGAAGAGCGTATGATGCTGCTGGCTTTCCGCCAGATGCAGCGCGCTCTTGTCGATATTACGACCCTGTTCCACCGCATGCCAGAGCACTGCGAACCGGGCATCTATTATGAGCAGCTCAGGCCGTATTTGTTCAGCTTTACGGATGTGGTTTATGAAGGAGTGCCTAAGTTAAGCGGCCCCCAGAGCTATCGCGGGGGTTCCGGCGCACAAAGCAGCATTATTCCAGCGGCACTAGCAGGGCTTGGCATCCTGCATGAGGACAATTCGCTGACCTCACATCTAAACACCATGCGCGATTATATGCCTGTGCCACACCAGCAGTTCATCCAGACCATGGCGCAATCTCGTGTGAGAGCGATGGCCGCAGAAAGCCTTGCCCTGCGGGATGAATACAATAATACGCTGCGACGTCTTATGACGTTCCGACGAGCACATCTTTACTATGCCAGGACGTATATCTTCGCCCGGTCGACCAACCCTATTGGCACCGGCGGCACGGACTTCATGCAATTTTTATCCCAGTTGATTGACGAAACCGAGCAGCATCTCCTGTAA
- a CDS encoding elongator complex protein 3, with protein MPSKFDFDPHAHREQVIAILREVLSAPDRLAHGDFERILREYPMPAGEGMYSRPQLIQSYRTFAGEDGLPEYSDEQLFKLRRKPMRTISGVTPVTVLTKPFPCPGECIFCPNDVRMPKSYLSDEPGAQRAEQNSFDPYLQTYTRVLTYFNMGHPTDKIEVIILGGTWSFYPETFQIWFVKRIFDALHDFGKGIDRRQEVWDALEAGSQFYPEHNTSNVQIVGAQQTYNKVVQQVYANEMHRSRELVKDIATGAIERSPIDEYATWDELEAAHTENETADCRVVGLVVETRPDHISAEEVLRIRRLGCTKVQIGFQSLNDDVLRKNRRGHTVEATRRAVKLLRQAGFKIHAHWMPNLYGSDPEADIEDYRKMFGDPDFRPDELKVYPCSLIESAELMQYYQRGDWQPYTHEELLHTLVECFKMTPEYCRLTRVIRDIPSTDIVDGNQLTNFRQIVDQTLAKQGERSMDIRAREVRHKTIAPDALHLDEVWYGSSSSEEVFLQFITEDREIAGFLRLCLPFADEAPLHPELADAAIIREVHVYGQSLGIGESETGRAQHAGLGTALIERAVELATERGYGRLAVISAIGTRGYYRKRGFEDGVLYQVRAL; from the coding sequence ATGCCATCTAAGTTTGATTTTGACCCGCACGCCCATCGTGAGCAAGTTATCGCTATCCTGCGCGAAGTACTCAGTGCCCCTGATCGGCTGGCACACGGTGACTTCGAGCGTATTTTGCGGGAGTATCCCATGCCAGCGGGCGAAGGCATGTACAGCCGTCCGCAGCTCATCCAGAGCTATCGCACCTTCGCTGGGGAAGACGGCCTGCCCGAATACAGTGATGAACAGCTTTTCAAGCTGCGTCGTAAGCCGATGCGGACGATCAGCGGGGTGACGCCCGTCACCGTGCTAACCAAGCCGTTCCCCTGCCCTGGGGAGTGCATCTTCTGCCCGAACGATGTGCGTATGCCCAAAAGCTACCTCAGCGACGAGCCAGGCGCCCAGCGTGCTGAACAAAACAGCTTCGACCCCTATTTGCAGACTTATACGCGGGTGTTGACCTATTTCAACATGGGCCACCCGACGGATAAAATCGAGGTCATCATCCTGGGCGGAACATGGTCCTTCTACCCGGAGACATTCCAGATATGGTTTGTGAAGCGTATCTTCGACGCGCTGCACGACTTTGGCAAAGGGATTGATCGCCGCCAGGAAGTGTGGGATGCGTTGGAAGCAGGGTCCCAGTTCTACCCAGAGCATAATACCAGCAATGTACAGATCGTCGGCGCACAGCAGACCTATAACAAGGTCGTGCAGCAGGTCTATGCCAACGAGATGCACCGTTCCCGCGAGCTGGTGAAGGATATCGCCACAGGGGCCATCGAGCGCAGCCCGATTGATGAATACGCGACCTGGGATGAACTAGAAGCGGCCCATACAGAGAACGAAACGGCTGATTGCCGTGTGGTCGGGCTGGTTGTGGAAACGCGACCGGACCACATCAGCGCGGAAGAAGTGCTGCGGATTCGCCGCCTGGGCTGTACAAAGGTTCAGATTGGCTTCCAGAGCTTGAATGACGACGTCCTGCGCAAAAACCGACGCGGCCACACCGTAGAGGCGACACGTCGTGCCGTTAAGTTGCTGCGACAAGCCGGCTTCAAGATTCATGCCCACTGGATGCCGAATCTCTATGGCAGCGACCCGGAAGCAGACATCGAAGATTATCGCAAGATGTTTGGCGATCCGGACTTTCGCCCGGATGAGCTTAAGGTTTATCCATGCAGCCTGATCGAGAGCGCTGAGCTGATGCAATATTATCAGCGGGGCGATTGGCAGCCTTATACCCATGAGGAACTGCTGCATACGCTCGTCGAGTGCTTTAAGATGACGCCAGAATACTGCCGCCTGACGCGCGTCATCCGCGATATTCCCAGCACGGATATTGTCGATGGCAACCAGCTTACCAACTTCCGCCAGATTGTGGACCAGACCTTAGCCAAGCAGGGCGAGCGCTCCATGGACATCCGTGCGCGGGAGGTACGTCATAAGACGATCGCGCCGGATGCGCTGCACCTGGACGAAGTCTGGTATGGTTCCAGCAGCAGTGAGGAAGTCTTCCTGCAATTCATCACAGAGGACCGCGAGATTGCGGGCTTCTTGCGGTTGTGCCTGCCCTTCGCGGATGAGGCCCCACTGCACCCGGAACTGGCTGATGCGGCGATTATCCGTGAGGTGCATGTGTACGGGCAGTCATTGGGCATTGGCGAGAGTGAGACGGGCCGCGCGCAGCATGCGGGCCTGGGGACAGCGCTGATCGAACGGGCGGTCGAATTGGCGACGGAACGCGGTTATGGCAGGCTGGCGGTCATCAGCGCGATTGGCACCCGCGGCTACTATCGCAAGCGCGGCTTTGAAGATGGCGTCCTGTATCAGGTTCGGGCATTGTAA
- the rho gene encoding transcription termination factor Rho — MDIAQLEGKTLQELRALAREHEVPRFSRLKKDDLIVGLMRVEAERQGHQLRGGVLEVVDDGIGFLRSENYLPGVNDIYVSQSQIKRFNLRTGDMVIGQVRSPKDSEKYYGLLRVNAVNGFNPEDVKRRPYFESLTPIFPERGFNLETRPNILSTRLLNLVAPVGFGQRGLIVSPPKAGKTTVLKDIANAISHNYPQVHLMIALIGERPEEVTDMDRSVDAEVIASTFDDPVTHHVRVAEMALERAKRLVELKKDVVLLLDSITRLARAYNLVVPTSGRTLSGGLDPSAIHPPKRIFGAARNVEEGGSLTIVATCLVNTGSKMDDMIYEEFKGTGNMELHLSRRLQERRIFPAYDIGQSSTRREELLLGPDVLQRVYTMRRMWNHLADNADSGEVGATEQLLNSFRMYQTNEDFLNNLPGATNGNGEKSFY, encoded by the coding sequence ATGGACATAGCCCAACTCGAAGGCAAAACTCTGCAAGAATTGCGAGCTTTGGCGCGCGAGCATGAAGTTCCGCGTTTTAGCCGCTTAAAAAAGGACGATTTGATCGTCGGCCTGATGCGTGTCGAAGCTGAACGTCAGGGCCACCAATTGCGCGGCGGCGTGCTAGAAGTGGTCGATGATGGCATTGGCTTCTTACGCAGCGAAAATTATCTGCCAGGTGTCAATGACATCTACGTCAGCCAATCGCAGATTAAGCGCTTTAACCTGCGCACTGGCGATATGGTCATCGGGCAGGTTCGCTCTCCTAAAGACAGCGAGAAGTACTACGGCCTGCTGCGTGTGAATGCCGTTAACGGCTTCAACCCGGAAGATGTCAAGCGACGCCCCTATTTTGAATCGCTGACGCCGATCTTCCCGGAACGTGGCTTTAACCTGGAAACCCGCCCCAATATCCTCTCCACCCGCTTACTCAATCTGGTTGCTCCCGTCGGCTTCGGCCAGCGTGGTCTGATCGTATCGCCGCCAAAGGCGGGTAAGACGACAGTCCTGAAAGACATCGCCAACGCGATCAGCCATAATTACCCGCAGGTGCATCTGATGATTGCACTCATCGGTGAGCGGCCTGAAGAAGTGACGGACATGGATCGCAGCGTGGATGCAGAAGTAATCGCTTCCACATTCGATGATCCGGTGACGCATCATGTGCGCGTGGCCGAAATGGCCCTGGAACGCGCCAAGCGTCTCGTCGAGCTGAAGAAGGATGTGGTGCTGCTGCTGGATAGTATTACCCGTCTGGCACGCGCTTATAACCTCGTCGTGCCGACCAGTGGCCGCACGCTCTCCGGTGGTCTTGATCCATCAGCTATTCATCCGCCGAAGCGCATCTTTGGTGCAGCGCGTAATGTGGAAGAGGGCGGCAGCCTGACCATCGTCGCCACCTGCCTTGTCAATACCGGCAGCAAGATGGACGACATGATCTACGAAGAATTTAAAGGTACCGGCAACATGGAACTCCACCTCAGCCGCCGCCTGCAAGAACGCCGTATCTTCCCGGCTTACGACATCGGCCAGAGCTCGACCCGCCGCGAAGAACTGCTGCTCGGCCCGGATGTGCTCCAGCGCGTGTATACCATGCGCCGTATGTGGAACCACCTCGCAGATAATGCGGATTCCGGCGAAGTTGGCGCAACGGAACAATTGCTTAACAGCTTCCGTATGTACCAGACCAATGAGGACTTCCTCAATAATCTGCCTGGCGCGACCAACGGCAACGGCGAAAAATCCTTCTACTAA